The following proteins come from a genomic window of Achromobacter sp. AONIH1:
- a CDS encoding nitrate reductase cytochrome c-type subunit, with amino-acid sequence MNLRVLPPALCLALASAAWAAPPVELEDPMRGPTPIAEEADPPLISPIENKDIKRMRTYSMQPPTIPHKIDGYQIDKNFNRCLACHARVNTEETQAPPLSVTHYMDRDSNVLAEVSPRRYFCVQCHVPQAEAKPLVSNTYEDIDVILKRLTAPASGKR; translated from the coding sequence ATGAACCTACGCGTCCTGCCGCCCGCCCTGTGCCTCGCCCTCGCGTCCGCCGCCTGGGCCGCGCCGCCCGTGGAACTGGAAGACCCCATGCGCGGCCCCACGCCCATCGCCGAGGAAGCCGACCCGCCGCTCATCAGCCCGATCGAGAACAAGGACATCAAGCGGATGCGCACGTATTCGATGCAGCCGCCCACCATCCCGCACAAGATCGACGGCTACCAGATCGACAAGAACTTCAATCGCTGCCTGGCCTGCCACGCGCGCGTGAACACCGAGGAAACGCAGGCCCCGCCGCTGAGCGTCACCCACTACATGGACCGCGACAGCAACGTGCTGGCCGAGGTCTCGCCCCGGCGCTACTTCTGCGTCCAATGCCACGTGCCGCAGGCCGAGGCCAAGCCGCTGGTGTCCAACACCTACGAGGACATCGACGTGATCCTCAAGCGCCTGACCGCGCCGGCCTCGGGCAAGCGCTGA
- a CDS encoding cytochrome c3 family protein, protein MVALIKRYWNIIRRPSVHFSLGFLTVGGFIAGILFWGAFNTAMELTNTEKFCTGCHEMRDNVYAELKGTIHFTNRSGVRALCSDCHVPHNWTDKIARKMQASKEVWGKIFGTISTREKFVDKRLELARHEWARFKANDSLECRNCHNYEYMDFTRQSVRAQNMHSTYLADKSKTCIDCHKGIAHQLPNIPPGEFSSAPATGKESASAAR, encoded by the coding sequence ATGGTCGCACTCATCAAGCGCTACTGGAACATCATCCGCCGCCCCAGCGTGCATTTCAGCCTGGGCTTCCTGACGGTGGGCGGATTCATCGCCGGCATCCTGTTCTGGGGCGCCTTCAACACCGCCATGGAGCTGACCAACACCGAAAAGTTCTGCACCGGCTGCCATGAGATGCGCGACAACGTGTACGCCGAGCTTAAGGGCACCATCCACTTCACCAACCGCTCCGGCGTGCGCGCACTGTGCTCCGACTGCCACGTGCCGCACAACTGGACCGACAAGATCGCGCGCAAGATGCAGGCATCCAAGGAAGTCTGGGGCAAGATCTTCGGCACCATCAGCACCCGCGAGAAATTCGTCGACAAGCGGCTGGAACTGGCGCGCCACGAATGGGCGCGCTTCAAGGCCAACGATTCGCTGGAATGCCGCAATTGCCACAACTATGAATACATGGACTTCACCCGCCAGAGCGTGCGGGCGCAGAACATGCACTCGACCTACCTGGCCGACAAGAGCAAGACCTGCATCGACTGCCACAAGGGCATCGCGCACCAGTTGCCGAACATCCCGCCGGGCGAGTTCTCGTCGGCGCCCGCGACGGGCAAGGAAAGCGCAAGTGCGGCCCGCTGA